A single region of the Deltaproteobacteria bacterium genome encodes:
- a CDS encoding Hsp70 family protein: MASDPPVLGIDFGTTNTAAAWCDEASKIHLVPVAAKRYTLPSIVWYGGGDRILVGEMARKQIADDPTHTIIGAKRFLGRRYNSEFVTKNKDRYVYPIIEDDVGNAAVDIFGAPISFIDAAFEIIHRIVELANGAAGLEFEKVVLTVPAHFSYGQRKAVRTAAEMSGLDVRAVVNEPTAAALYYAKHREASDEVLVFDLGGGTFDATLLQVDRREVRVLATGGDAFLGGHDFDSTIVDHLVNSFQDRHGIDLRENKVVLQRLRSAAETAKILLSKEDTAKIRVPFVAQNPSGGFLDLETVITRDELEDLTEGLIERCLGIVEDVLKRGNREPSQVGEVVFVGGQTRMPRIRDRLTDRFDTDPGKNVHPELGVAVGAAILGRTLGLPNGAALIDVIPIPIGIMAAGIGSVEVLSQNSTIPCTERTAVTRPPAGQPLMIAIYEAVDATSVDRDLLGTVRVPPEWLEENEGDLLLEMRMGHDFDLTLSILASEGGSARLELKPPPRNR, from the coding sequence ATGGCGTCTGATCCTCCCGTCCTGGGCATCGACTTCGGCACGACGAACACTGCAGCAGCCTGGTGTGACGAGGCCTCCAAGATCCACCTCGTCCCCGTGGCGGCGAAGCGCTACACCCTCCCCTCCATCGTCTGGTACGGGGGCGGCGACCGTATCCTCGTGGGCGAGATGGCCCGCAAGCAGATCGCCGACGACCCCACCCACACGATCATCGGGGCCAAGCGCTTCCTCGGGCGGCGCTACAACTCCGAGTTCGTGACCAAGAACAAGGACCGCTACGTCTACCCGATCATCGAGGACGACGTGGGCAACGCGGCGGTCGACATCTTCGGCGCGCCCATCTCCTTCATCGACGCCGCCTTCGAGATCATCCACCGCATCGTCGAGCTGGCGAACGGCGCCGCGGGCCTCGAGTTCGAAAAGGTCGTGCTCACCGTCCCCGCTCACTTCTCCTACGGGCAGCGCAAGGCCGTCCGGACCGCCGCCGAGATGTCGGGCCTGGACGTGCGGGCGGTGGTGAACGAGCCCACCGCCGCGGCCCTCTACTACGCCAAGCACCGCGAGGCCTCGGACGAGGTCCTGGTCTTCGACCTGGGCGGCGGCACCTTCGACGCCACCCTCCTCCAGGTCGACCGCCGCGAGGTGCGGGTGCTCGCCACCGGCGGCGACGCCTTCCTGGGCGGCCACGACTTCGACTCGACGATCGTCGATCACCTCGTGAACAGCTTCCAGGACCGGCACGGGATCGACCTGCGGGAGAACAAGGTCGTGCTCCAGCGCCTGCGCTCGGCGGCGGAGACCGCAAAGATCCTCCTCTCGAAGGAGGACACCGCGAAGATCCGGGTGCCCTTCGTCGCCCAGAACCCCTCCGGGGGCTTCCTCGATCTCGAGACCGTGATCACCCGCGACGAGCTCGAGGACCTCACCGAGGGCCTCATCGAGCGCTGCCTGGGCATCGTCGAGGACGTGCTGAAGCGCGGGAACCGCGAGCCCTCGCAGGTGGGCGAGGTCGTCTTCGTCGGCGGCCAGACCCGGATGCCCCGGATCCGCGACCGCCTCACGGACCGCTTCGACACCGATCCCGGCAAGAACGTCCACCCCGAGCTGGGGGTGGCGGTCGGCGCCGCCATCCTGGGGCGCACCCTGGGCCTGCCCAACGGCGCGGCCCTCATCGACGTCATCCCCATCCCCATCGGCATCATGGCCGCCGGGATCGGCTCGGTGGAGGTGCTCTCCCAGAACTCGACCATCCCCTGCACCGAGCGAACCGCGGTCACCCGGCCGCCCGCGGGGCAGCCCCTGATGATCGCGATCTACGAGGCAGTGGACGCCACCTCGGTGGACCGCGACCTGCTGGGCACGGTCCGCGTCCCGCCGGAGTGGCTCGAGGAGAACGAGGGCGACCTGCTGCTCGAGATGCGGATGGGCCACGACTTCGATCTGACCCTCTCGATCCTCGCCTCC